In a single window of the Biomphalaria glabrata chromosome 5, xgBioGlab47.1, whole genome shotgun sequence genome:
- the LOC106063087 gene encoding acetylcholinesterase-like, whose amino-acid sequence MSSSWCTLMVILLHTLTGRTDQQLDTTHPVRQTVYGHIRGYVYKRPNGREVERYLGVPFAAPPVGKLRFQRPVAPSSWKGVRDATNQPSACMQSWIDLHYIRDHNPDFDGRMTEDCLHVNIYVPVTSKRQANLEKPFPVLVHIHGGSNEAGMGSMLHGDVLASEGTMIVVTLNYRLGVLGFLSVPHLNIPGNYGLYDQTMALTWVQENIAFFGGDPVRVTVQGHSAGGADVGVHILSPISKGLFQYAILMSGSPTAYWAVIPSTDPKEESVGPNSHLKTLGCYFKDDVLQTWACLEKINASEIVNDYYDHGFAYYDFSPVVDGTFLLRDPKQGIADAVNAKSVMIGLVKDEGSLTVDIIMKNENEKDTTGSYMTEAQFVRDSHNHVQPPDFFNYSLLRQFSSPPTEPYISFSSMADWSYYMYKPWADPHNATAAMISFSDLIGDTTFTAPAVDIADKLSAITNLELFLYVFEHRSVSSNFPPWMGVPHGQDIFFLFGCPVDGHPRHNYTELDKKVSLGFIEMWSKFVYTGLATTEHAGYRVDKTFLRIASNETDLLITKGNYLRASHVGFWNELFPSLITHSTVVNKMSSDFRIWVLVALCLTLFALLVIAVVCLLHRRQDAQLDIGVTLSAEDDVGKIPML is encoded by the exons ATGTCTTCTTCTTGGTGTACTTTAATGGTCATCTTGCTCCACACTCTGACTGGACGTACTGACCAGCAGCTGGATACCACGCACCCAGTCAGACAGACGGTGTATGGACACATAAGAGGTTACGTATACAAGCGCCCTAACGGGAGAGAGGTGGAGAGATACCTAGGGGTGCCGTTCGCCGCCCCGCCAGTGGGTAAACTAAGATTTCAG CGTCCAGTGGCGCCCTCATCTTGGAAAGGTGTTCGGGACGCTACCAACCAGCCGTCTGCTTGCATGCAGTCgtggatagatctacattacaTTAGAGACCACAATCCTGACTTTGATGGCAGAATGACAGAAGACTGTCTGCATGTCAACATTTATGTTCCTGTCACATCTAAGAG ACAGGCAAACCTTGAGAAACCTTTTCCTGTGTTGGTTCACATTCATGGCGGCTCTAACGAGGCTGGTATGGGTTCCATGCTCCATGGCGATGTCTTGGCTAGTGAGGGGACAATGATTGTCGTCACACTGAACTATAGACTGGGAGTCCTTG GTTTTCTCAGCGTACCTCACCTAAACATCCCAGGTAACTATGGACTCTATGACCAGACTATGGCCTTGACCTGGGTGCAAGAAAATATTGCATTCTTTGGTGGAGATCCTGTCAGGGTGACAGTTCAAGGCCACAGCGCCGGTGGTGCAGATGTAGGAGTGCATATCTTGTCTCCCATTTCTAAAG GTCTTTTCCAATACGCCATTCTAATGAGTGGCTCACCAACAGCTTACTGGGCAGTCATTCCGTCTACAGATCCCAAAGAAGAGAGCGTAGGACCTAACAGCCATCTCAAAACTTTAGGCTGCTATTTTAAAGACGACGTCTTACAGACATGGGCGTGTCTGGAGAAGATCAACGCCTCTGAAATAGTCAATGATTATTATGAC CATGGTTTTGCATATTACGACTTCTCTCCGGTTGTTGACGGAACTTTTCTTTTACGGGATCCCAAACAAGGAATAGCTGATGCCGTGAATGCAAAGTCTGTGATGATTGGTCTAGTCAAAGATGAAGGCTCTCTAACTG TGGACATAATAATGAAAAACGAGAATGAAAAGGACACGACTGGCAGCTACATGACCGAGGCTCAGTTCGTCAGAGACAGTCACAACCACGTCCAACCACCGGACTTCTTCAACTACTCCCTACTACGTCAATTTTCATCTCCACCTACGGAACCTTACATATCTTTTAGTTCAATGGCAG ATTGGTCCTACTATATGTACAAGCCTTGGGCAGACCCACACAACGCCACAGCAGCCATGATCAGCTTCTCTGAT CTGATAGGTGACACGACCTTCACTGCTCCTGCTGTGGACATAGCAGACAAATTATCAGCAATAACTAACCTGGAGTTGTTTTTGTATGTCTTTGAACATAGGTCAGTGAGTTCCAATTTCCCACCTTGGATGG GTGTACCACATGGTCAGGACATATTCTTCTTATTTGGTTGTCCTGTCGATGGTCATCCACGCCATAATTATACTGAGCTAGACAAGAAGGTCAGCTTAGGATTTATTGAGATGTGGTCAAAGTTTGTCTACACTGG ACTTGCCACTACAGAACACGCAGGGTATCGAGTGGACAAAACTTTCTTAAGGATAGCCAGCAACGAAACGGATCTACTGATAACCAAGGGAAACTATCTCCGTGCATCTCATGTCGGGTTTTGGAATGAGTTATTTCCCTCTCTAATCACCCACTCAACAGTAGTTAACAAAATGAGTAGCGACTTCCGCATCTGGGTGTTGGTCGCCCTGTGTCTTACGCTGTTTGCACTATTGGTCATCGCTGTGGTCTGCTTGTTGCACCGGAGACAGGATGCTCAGCTGGACATTGGAGTCACTTTAAGTGCTGAAGACGATGTGGG